One Eubacteriales bacterium mix99 genomic window carries:
- a CDS encoding IS1634 family transposase, translating into MYLKTVTNKKTGRTYLSMAQSYRKKGKKYPGSTTVESFGYLDDLQKVYDDPIAHFKAYVEEKNKEKALNDAEYIVKERKDTVLPENTAGRKNFGYIAILKIYYELGLDRLLLNRQRGRNFDYNTSTILKLLVISRILEPASKKRTFEHRSTYFDFEKKDDFSLIDIYRSLSFYAGIDSAIQLQIHKRITEQYSRDTSLVYYDATNYYFEIDMEDELRAKGPSKEHRPDPIVQLGLAMDADGIPISYELFPGNNSEKLHLRPMIGELVRAYESGRVVAVADAAQNTGNNIYYLESGKCSYVFSQTIRGGSKEFKDYVNNQSGYKQFSDQYKRKSRVIRREIEVDMLKEGGRTYKKKVLVDQRQIVFYNKKYADRSKAKREAVLKKAQCIASTPSAYTRATSYGALRYVKNIKVDKKTGEIKKAPKGRPCIDMEKFREDEKYDGYYCIVTNLFDEDGSDTFSDDRIIDMYRGLWRIEDNFRVTKSDLETRPVYVSRKDRIHAHFLICYISLVILRLIQKRLGGAYSPEAIINALKNITCSPESQNIYLFDYRSDVTDAIGKAMGFDFTKKRLTRSEIKKSLGQAKKDNFHYNFFSYDKSRNLAHT; encoded by the coding sequence ATGTATCTAAAAACTGTAACAAACAAAAAAACTGGACGTACATACTTAAGCATGGCGCAAAGCTATCGGAAAAAAGGAAAGAAATATCCAGGCAGTACTACTGTCGAGTCCTTCGGGTATCTGGATGATCTTCAAAAAGTTTACGATGATCCCATTGCCCACTTTAAGGCCTATGTAGAGGAGAAGAACAAAGAAAAGGCTTTAAACGATGCGGAATATATCGTAAAAGAACGTAAGGACACTGTTCTCCCTGAAAATACAGCCGGCCGTAAAAATTTTGGATATATTGCCATTCTAAAGATCTACTATGAGCTGGGATTGGACCGGCTCCTTCTCAACAGGCAGAGAGGCAGGAATTTCGACTACAACACAAGCACCATATTGAAACTGCTTGTCATATCGCGGATTCTTGAACCTGCATCAAAGAAACGCACCTTTGAGCATCGGAGCACCTATTTTGATTTCGAGAAGAAAGATGATTTCTCCCTTATTGACATATACCGGTCACTGAGCTTTTATGCAGGGATCGATTCTGCCATACAGCTTCAAATCCATAAGCGGATTACAGAGCAATACAGCCGGGACACCAGCCTGGTATATTATGATGCGACGAATTACTACTTTGAGATTGATATGGAAGACGAACTGAGGGCAAAAGGTCCTTCCAAGGAACACCGGCCCGATCCCATTGTACAGCTGGGCCTTGCCATGGATGCGGATGGCATTCCGATTTCTTACGAATTGTTCCCTGGTAACAATTCGGAAAAGCTGCACCTGAGGCCTATGATTGGAGAGCTTGTACGAGCCTATGAATCCGGCAGAGTTGTCGCAGTGGCTGATGCGGCCCAAAATACCGGGAACAACATCTATTACCTGGAAAGCGGCAAATGCTCCTACGTATTCAGCCAGACGATCCGGGGAGGAAGCAAAGAATTCAAGGATTATGTTAATAATCAATCCGGTTACAAGCAGTTCAGTGATCAGTACAAGCGCAAGTCCCGGGTAATCAGGCGGGAGATAGAAGTCGATATGTTAAAGGAAGGCGGAAGAACATATAAAAAGAAGGTACTTGTGGATCAGCGGCAAATCGTTTTCTATAACAAGAAGTATGCGGACCGCTCCAAAGCGAAACGGGAAGCTGTGCTCAAAAAGGCCCAGTGTATCGCCTCAACACCGTCTGCATACACAAGGGCCACGTCCTATGGGGCTCTCAGATATGTTAAGAATATCAAGGTGGATAAGAAAACAGGTGAAATCAAAAAAGCTCCCAAAGGCCGGCCATGTATCGACATGGAGAAATTCAGGGAAGATGAAAAGTATGACGGTTATTACTGCATCGTGACAAACCTGTTCGATGAAGATGGATCCGACACATTCTCTGATGACAGGATCATCGATATGTACCGCGGGCTCTGGCGAATTGAGGATAATTTCCGTGTTACAAAAAGTGATCTTGAAACGCGGCCTGTGTACGTTTCCCGTAAAGACAGGATTCATGCGCACTTCCTCATTTGTTATATATCGCTGGTAATCCTCAGACTGATCCAAAAACGTCTTGGTGGCGCGTACTCCCCCGAAGCTATCATCAATGCCCTGAAGAACATTACCTGCTCACCTGAATCCCAAAATATCTATCTTTTTGATTACAGGTCAGATGTAACGGATGCAATCGGTAAGGCAATGGGCTTCGATTTTACAAAGAAGAGACTTACCCGATCCGAAATTAAAAAAAGTTTAGGACAAGCAAAAAAAGATAATTTTCACTACAACTTCTTCTCATATGATAAAAGCCGCAACCTTGCTCATACCTAA
- a CDS encoding helix-turn-helix transcriptional regulator: MEKNEAGKAAIIDHKTIGQRIREEREKLALSRADFAEIIDLSDYYVGQLERGERQMSLSVLLKVSSCLHLSLDYLILGTSRYQKDPSVKGDNPAYTKESTQFDEMVQLLSKCSDKELALIKKLIQTIIPYMRQYETKLF, translated from the coding sequence TTGGAAAAAAATGAGGCGGGTAAGGCAGCAATCATTGATCATAAAACCATAGGGCAAAGAATAAGGGAAGAAAGGGAGAAGCTGGCATTATCACGGGCAGACTTTGCTGAGATCATTGACCTTTCGGATTACTATGTCGGCCAATTGGAACGGGGAGAAAGACAGATGAGCCTGTCTGTACTGCTCAAGGTATCATCGTGTCTGCATTTATCCCTGGATTATTTAATTCTTGGTACATCCAGGTATCAGAAAGATCCCTCTGTAAAAGGAGATAACCCCGCCTATACAAAGGAGAGCACTCAGTTTGATGAGATGGTGCAGCTGCTTTCAAAGTGTTCGGATAAGGAACTGGCGCTGATCAAAAAACTGATTCAAACCATCATACCATATATGAGACAGTATGAGACAAAACTGTTTTGA
- a CDS encoding C39 family peptidase: MRRKKRTVRRRFFKRLMQMILIVLIFYFGKQFMEKIPYIINHEEIPNPITMEKESLPNQNGNEGGKEDPALTPGPTFDASQLNGEVSDEVINSLETMASRDPQVMSVLQNSAQYPPKLLEALSNNPELLSYTLNYPQKKGTWKDNINLSDQYKPGNIPLLIQWDEDWGYAPYGPGTIALNGCGPTCLSMVTVGLTGNTSWNPKAVCAFSETNGYLDEQSGSTLWSLMTDGAKKLGLHSTELSLDEDRMVQELSQGHPIICSMRPGDFTTKGHFIVLYGYRNGKFLVRDPNSRRNSKKLWGYRTLKPQIKNLWAFSS; this comes from the coding sequence GTGAGAAGAAAAAAAAGAACGGTCCGGCGCCGCTTTTTCAAGCGCCTGATGCAGATGATCCTGATTGTTCTGATTTTCTATTTTGGGAAGCAATTTATGGAAAAAATTCCATATATAATAAATCATGAAGAAATACCGAATCCAATAACAATGGAAAAGGAAAGCCTGCCGAATCAAAACGGGAATGAGGGAGGCAAGGAGGATCCTGCACTTACTCCCGGACCTACTTTTGATGCAAGTCAATTGAACGGAGAGGTTTCCGATGAAGTCATCAACTCCCTGGAGACCATGGCGTCCAGGGATCCTCAGGTTATGTCAGTTCTGCAAAACTCTGCCCAGTACCCTCCGAAGCTGCTGGAAGCATTGTCCAACAATCCGGAACTTCTTTCCTATACATTGAACTATCCGCAAAAGAAGGGCACCTGGAAGGACAATATCAACCTTTCCGATCAATACAAACCGGGAAATATTCCGCTGCTGATCCAGTGGGACGAAGACTGGGGATATGCTCCCTACGGGCCAGGCACCATCGCTCTGAACGGATGCGGGCCAACATGCCTTTCCATGGTAACGGTGGGCCTGACCGGAAATACTTCATGGAATCCGAAAGCAGTCTGCGCATTCAGCGAAACAAACGGATATCTTGATGAGCAAAGTGGCAGCACTCTCTGGTCCCTGATGACCGACGGAGCCAAAAAACTCGGGCTGCATTCCACCGAACTGTCCCTGGATGAAGACCGGATGGTCCAGGAGCTTTCCCAGGGGCATCCCATTATCTGCAGCATGCGGCCGGGTGATTTTACCACCAAGGGACATTTTATTGTTCTGTACGGATATCGGAACGGAAAGTTTCTCGTTCGGGATCCAAACAGCCGTAGAAACAGCAAAAAGCTGTGGGGTTACCGTACACTGAAGCCACAGATCAAAAATCTCTGGGCTTTCAGCAGCTGA
- a CDS encoding GtrA family protein — translation MKNRAEGQLIRFALVGILNTAIDFGLFSLLALGFHGNPVVSHVVSYSCGVLNSYFFNRRWTFQRKATAHAAEFAQFVLVNLISLGASSLVLYLLEEQAGLHIFISKAGATLCSMMINFIGSKMLVFR, via the coding sequence ATGAAGAACAGAGCTGAAGGGCAGCTGATCCGGTTTGCCCTGGTCGGTATTCTGAATACGGCAATTGATTTTGGGCTTTTTTCACTGCTGGCCCTGGGGTTTCACGGGAATCCCGTTGTCAGCCATGTTGTTTCCTATTCCTGCGGCGTCCTCAACAGTTATTTTTTCAATCGCCGCTGGACATTTCAGCGGAAGGCAACAGCCCACGCAGCCGAATTTGCGCAGTTTGTCCTTGTAAATCTGATCTCCCTGGGGGCATCCTCCCTAGTTCTGTATCTTCTGGAGGAGCAGGCCGGGCTGCATATTTTTATCAGCAAGGCGGGGGCCACCCTCTGTTCCATGATGATCAATTTTATTGGAAGCAAGATGTTGGTGTTTCGCTGA